The nucleotide sequence TTACCAGCCGGTCTGATTCTTTTGTTTAAATGATCCAATGTTTTCTCCAGTTGCTGATTTTACAACATGAAGGTTGCATTTGCCCTTTGGAACAAAAAAAACGCCATTTACAAGTCACACATAAAAATTAACCATAACATTATTTACGTAATTATCTTTGTTTACCTCAGGGTTTTCTTTAGTCAGCAAAAACATTTCCCACACCATAAAATAGGTGTCCAGAGGGGAGAAGAACATATCTTTTACGTTGCCATCTATGGTAGCTGCCACTGACCAGTCTGCACATTTCACTATTTCTGCCCTGAAGAAAAGATACTTTTAATCGTAGGGAAATTCCATATAAGATTTGATTGGTATTAATATAGTGTCAAATGGGTAGGATAGGTAATTTTTGCCTGTTTAATAAGTTAAAAAGTGAATTTTGTACCAACTTTTTATCAGTTCTGTATGCAAGGTATGTGCCTTTAGGGCTAAATATAATGCTTCGTATATTGAGAGTGGCCTCATCTCTGAGATTTTTCTCTGCATATGGTTCTTTGAAATCCACCAAGAATATGTTTTTATTGGTCAAACCTGTAAAGAGATGATAAGATGTACATAACCTATTCATTCAAATAatacaatgtttattttgatgAAGCCTATATTACCAGCGATGCAAGGTGTAGCACTCATTGTAATAACTATTAAATTAATTGGGTATGTACTAAAACAAGAtacttttcattttcaaaatagAGGTCAACAAACAGGCAGCATGTACCAAATTTTTTGTCATACACGTCACTGTCAGTCAATTTGTCAATACTgtcactatttttttttaatgttttacaaCCTTGGGTCAATCATTTTTAAGCCAAACTGGCTTTAAATTCTGTAAAGGTTTGGTGTAAAGCCGGGTCTCTTAcgcgtgttttgccctacacatCAACAAAGACATGgcaacattcaacatttttgtaggcaatttttttaatgttgagtCTGCAGATTTTTCGGTAAAATTAATATCACGATCACGAATGAAATGCAGTGCagttttagtttaaaaatattttgtaagatCCTAGTTTTGTTTAATGGTCATAAAAACACAAGAGAGAACAAAAACATTGCATCAACAACTTGGTCACGGATTGTCCGTCGGCAGAATGATGTGCCAATTTAATTTTACCTCAAACCGCgaacataaataacaaaaaaaagtaatgtCATTCAACTGACTGTCAATCAAGTGTCAAATCTGTCAATTGCACAAAATGGCGATTGTCGTGTGAATGCAACAAAGAATTGATGAATTTGCAATGAAAATTCAAAGAATATTGCTGATGTTTGTTTATCTTTAACATCAATGTTTAGTAGCAGAGCCCAATTAGAAAAGCGTACTCCTGAAAATGGCACTGATCGGGAAAACTTCTTGTCTTTGTTAGTGGATGAGTATCTGAATTCCAGTTCTTACGGTatgtaaataatgtttatttgttaaattaaacGCATAAAAATTGCAATAGCTTGTTCTTTGCTTCAatatgtgttatttttatgcccaGCTTTTAATATGTGGGACTTTAATCTATCTTTTATTCAAGGCCTAATTTTGAACTTGAACATCATTCTTTGTTTGTAAATGATCGTGTcagtaattaatttatgaatgaaaagtGGCACGTATACGTGTAATATTTGTAAAGAATCGCCTGCTTTCCATTTCAGATGCCAAATATCAAGTACTAGCTAATTTGGCCAACTTTGCCTATGATCCAATAAACTATGGATACATCAGGGACGTGGGAGTCCTAGACATATTCCTGTATGTTCTAAAAAATGAGGCAGACAGTAAATTACTTCACTTTGCCAGTGCTGGAATATGTAATTTATGTTTAGGTGAGTAATATAGCTGAAATTCTAAATTCGttacttttcttaatatttattaagatACTCAAAGCATCCTGGCTCtaagaattaaataataatgatgtcATCAGTAGAATATAATAGTATAATAAAGTATAATGATAATCATACTGTCTGTGTAATAAAGATTGTTTCCAAATCTTAATATTTTCCCATTACCTTTTCCAGATCCTGCCAATGCAGAATATATCTTGAATCATATGGGACTTCAGCCCATCATTGCTTTGTTGGAATCTGAAAATAATGAAACTGTTGCTAACTGTATAACAACTCTGATTTATCTATTCAATGAGCAGACACAGTCAGAAATAAATACATCTGATATAACTAAGAAAGTGCAGAGTCTAGCCGTATCGGATGATAAAATGTTAGCCAATTTGGCTACTATATTCTTACAGGACATCTGCCAAATCTCTGATTGATAATATAAACTGATATTTACAGAAACATTAACAATGAACAAAATGCTATCAAATAGATTTCCATACATTGTGGTGaacaataaaaactaccaaAAAATATGCAAAATACACACAACTACATTCAGCAGCACAGCTTTCAAAGCTGGTGACAAAATACGGATTCAAAAGACGTTGACACAAAAAGATCTGGATGCTTTTTCTAACCTGACAAGTGACCATAATTACCTTCATCAAAACAATGGTAACAAACGGCCCATAGTTCACGGTGCGCTGCTGAATGGGTTAGTGGCTGGACTTATAGGCACACATTTACCTGGGCCTGGTACGGTGCTGGTATCCCAAACTATGAAGTTCCCcaataaatgttttgttggaGAAAAACTCACTATAAGTGTTGAACTTGTTGACGTGAGGAAAATCCTCAAAGTGAAGTTCTATTGCATCGTCGAGGAAGAAAAAAAGGTTGTGTTTGAAGGTGAGGCTAAACTGATGTTAGCCAAAGACTGTTAGctttttgacatattttattgaattaataaGTTATTTCTTATTCATAAGGTTTATAACTCCAACTTTTGACTCTGCAATTTTTTCAACCAGtagtttatgaataaaataataatttattaaatgtaatgATAATGTTTCAATTAGTATTTTGTCATAATGTGCCAATTAAGTaagtgaaattattaaaaacagaATCTATTAGTTATTATTACGAAGTACAATTTAGTTTTAACTATACATATTTATGATATtgataatataaaaattaataaacattttcatAATGTTACAAAATCGATTTCGATATAAATCTTGGAAAATCTGTCCATTATTGTACTATTAATAGTCAATAACTATTTAAGACTGATAGTCTCTAGAACAATATTGGTTTGAATTATGATATTTGTGTCAATACAGGTATCAATTAACAGTCCATCACTTTAATTCATTAAATACCTCTAATATTTTTCAAGATTATTAATTCACGTTATAAAGCACTTATTAAAACTTATCTGTTTTAATCCTTTTGTTACTTTAAACATTTTGTGGTTACATTGTGATCAACCAGCAGTTATAATTGATTAcccaaaaatatgtcaaaataatTACTCCAAAATTAATAATCATCAACTATTTTCGA is from Ostrinia nubilalis chromosome 2, ilOstNubi1.1, whole genome shotgun sequence and encodes:
- the LOC135083449 gene encoding LOW QUALITY PROTEIN: uncharacterized protein LOC135083449 (The sequence of the model RefSeq protein was modified relative to this genomic sequence to represent the inferred CDS: substituted 2 bases at 2 genomic stop codons), which encodes MFSSRAQLEKRTPENGTDRENFLSLLVDEYLNSSSYDAKYQVLANLANFAYDPINYGYIRDVGVLDIFLYVLKNEADSKLLHFASAGICNLCLDPANAEYILNHMGLQPIIALLESENNETVANCITTLIYLFNEQTQSEINTSDITKKVQSLAVSDDKMLANLATIFLQDICQISDXXYKLIFTETLTMNKMLSNRFPYIVVNNKNYQKICKIHTTTFSSTAFKAGDKIRIQKTLTQKDLDAFSNLTSDHNYLHQNNGNKRPIVHGALLNGLVAGLIGTHLPGPGTVLVSQTMKFPNKCFVGEKLTISVELVDVRKILKVKFYCIVEEEKKVVFEGEAKLMLAKDC